The genomic interval AAAATAACCAATCATACATTCAAGGGAGATGATGTGATGATAGAGAAATAGAGAAAGATCCACCACTTCAAAGTTTTCCTCGTAAAATTATAAACCAGCACACCATAGATATTTCTCAGAAAACATGCCACTCTTTCTATAATAGGACGATAATATgatatcaatttctttttaataacttttttacagtACATTATAtatcattgttttattaatctgtatatttgaaacaaatcaatcacaaactacacataaataattgtaaaaaaattatcaaaaaaagtTTTCTATTTGAGATTCAAATAGAAATTGTTTCTTCCAACAAATACTTTGTAATCTGATTGATACTGTCTTACATGCCCAGATTTAAATACATAAAACCAAATTCAATACATGGACAAATTcagtaagaaaaaataattgtttttgcaaaatttaaTTAGTATCCTCATCTTAGTGCTTTAAATACCTTGGCAAAAACCACCCACGGCCCTCTGCACTAGGCATGTGCTGGCTCTATTCACACaaccaataaaaatattgaaaacccAATTGCCATCTATAAGTAAAAAGAACAAGGCCATTGTACATCAAATGCCATCAACTTGTACTATTGTCAGAACAAAAGGAACTAATGagccacataaaaaaaatgtacaaatgACAATTTTGGATGTCAGGACCCGGAACTCTCAAGCCTCAACATATGTATAATCCAAAACCCATCAACAAAGTAAACCAAAGAAAAGCATTGGATGAATCAATTCGGGTACATTCGAagtcaataactttttttccCTGCTGATAGAGATAACAGGAACATCATTAGACACTTGGGATGGATTTTGATCGAATAAGCTTTTTAATCAGAGCTTTCTCTTCATCAATCTTTTGTTTCTCTTCAGCATCTTTTGGCTttatcttcctcttctcttccaATATCCATTTCAAGAGTTCACGTTGTTGATTTTCTGGAATTGGTTCTCGTTTGACCACAGGATTTGTAATAAGTGGTGTGGACACGGACATCTCAACAACAGGAGCAGTAGTATCTATAGTTGAGACAGGACTTACGTCTTGTTCCACCTCTTCACCGATATCTTTCTTCTTAGTCCCCAAAAACAAGTAAGCTACAGAGTTAGACAATCATCAGTCTAGCAACCAGAACAAGACATGTTTCAACAGTAGAAATTCATTCATGCATACTAGATGTAGGAGTAGgatcacaaaagaaaaacacgAGCAAGATAATAGACTGAAAAAATGACATGGTAGAAGAGCAGAGTAGTTACTCTCAAGATATATTGAATGACACATGTTAAATGTATTAGATAAGCGTGTAAATAAATTTTCAGTGTAGAGTCCTTTATTGAGAACCCAATTGTTATCATCAAACTAGTTACAAGATTCATCGACACCTTTTTCTACTTACGCAGATAAGGGAAATGTTGCAGGATATGGTTTAAACATCTGCATTCTACTAGTAAGCTGTCCGAAAATGAAAGTAGCTAGCTCATATATAGATAAAAGAATAGAAGAACTGCGTATTTTGTATGCCTTGGACTTTTAAACCTTTTATACTCTATCTTATTAACCAAATCATGCATAGGATAAAGTGATTGCACATCTTGTTTCTCACAGAGCTTAGATTATAAGCATATGCCAATCAATCATCTTCAATAAGATCATAGGCAAATACTGTTTGTTTGAACACAATATTTTAgtgatatttaaaaaacataaagctATTGATCTTTTGCAAAACTGTACATAGGATAAAAGTGATTACAGAATGCTGTTGTCCAATATACAGTCtaaaaaatgattaagttatcaccttgattatttttgtttgtcaaACCTTGGTTCAATGaatcatataaagaaaattataataattgtgaTAAGTTGCAATTGCAACATAAAAGTTACAATGATAGAAAAGGAGCACACTAATCTTAGAAATAATGCTTCTAACAACCTCAACTATCATATATCAAGAATATAACAACCAAGCATGCATCGTAGCAATAAAGGCACAAGTTAGCCTCTCTTTCGGCCTTTCATAAAATAACCATCCTCAGACATATAGTCAAAGCTTTCCATTCTAATCATGTTATTTCTtgatttctatttattttgttggtCATGACCAGATCCAATGCTTTTCAAGTAATGATCTCACTTGCTCCCCACTCATCCTCAGAAAACGAAGATCATTAAACCCATCCTTCCTGAGAAATCACCACCCTTATGATGCCATGATCTTCTCACTCGCCAAACTCAGGAAatgattaaaacagaaaaaaaaaaaaaaaaaaaaaaaaaacttacattaTTCATTCAGGATAAAAGCCATATCCAATCCAAAGAAAGAAACCCCATCTCATAAATTCCCACATGATCAACAAGGGTCAAAACATTCAAACGAAAAAAAACGATTTTTTTGTCATTGGGTTCAAGAAAAAGTTACCTCCGACACCGAGATTCACAGCCAAAAGTATAGGCCAAACGAACTTATAGCGCCGAACAAACGGTTCCcttggcggcggcggcggcggcggcggtggAGCAGCAACGTGGCCATGGACCCCCATCGCCGCAGGCGAGGAGAACTCGTTCGATTTCTGTTGTCCTCGAAACTGCTTCAGTTGCGCTATTACCGTATACAGAGAAACCTTGAATCAAAATTAcatgtttgatttgattttccagaatttttttcttaacttgaaaaaagaaataaaaaatttaaccttTTCGAGGCTTGTTTGCATATAGCTTTGGAGGACCTTCTTCactcattcttttcttctctttcactcTTCAACTTATTGCACCGTTCACTCTTTCAACTCTTAAATCTTCTTCACTGTTATGTCACACTGTTTCCCATGCATCTAAGGAAATCATCATTTGCATATACTTCTTTGTTTAGGAAAATTGACATAAAGggctttttttcaaaaagaaaaatatgaaaattgatatattttttaaattggaaaaaatgGATAAGTGATGCAAGATTTTATTGTAAGATGTTGAAATATTACTTTTCCTACTACATAGATATTAcgtttctaaatattttatttaatttttgttcataCATTTTAcggtgaaaaaaaataaaagttaattaatttcaaaGATATTGAGAAgaactacaaaaataattattatttataatagatattttattttactgataaaagaaattataaataataaatatttcagttTAGAAAATGTATACCTGAAGTTATTCTAAGAATTAGCATGTATTTgatttcttgttttaatttttttaattgtgctTTACTTTAAAATcctaaattaaaacataattctttatatttatctaagtctgtatatatagattaaaaGCATTCAAATAAACATTGTATTTtcgtttaaaattaaaaaccacaaaaataTTTACCTATAAGCCAGAGGTGAAAAGGCAATACTATGTTAAAGTTATTAAGACGACAAATATGTAATTATAAGGCaacaaatatgttaaaaaattcatattaaatgaATTCAATTACTTGCCAAATAGTATGACAATTAAAccatgacttttttttcttatcaaataTAGCCTTTTGGATCAAATAACCCTTTTAATTCAAATCCTAATAATTGGATTATAAAACGGATTTCCTTTAGAATAGATGAAAGTACAAACCAAACAAGTCAGTGtcactaaagaaaaataataataataataataataataacaataacaatagtACCATCATATCAGTGATAAAAATCGTTCCAGACATTGTTTTGATTTTGCAAGAGATATTTTAAGACATGACAGTGAATAAATACTTAATGTGATGCTTAAAACTGTGATACTCCCCCACCAAATAGAGTAGAACTTTGGATCATGTTCTTGTTTTGTGCTTAAGTCAGACCATATATATTATCCTCGTTTACTGCAAAATGAATCGTTCCGGAATGAACTATGATTTATGAACAATTATCTGATGATACATGTTCTATGgacattttaacaaaaattatagaaCAGGAATACTGAATTCCTATTACTACACTTACAAGTTTACATTAATGATCAAGACAATATAACGTCAGTAGCAACACAAATGGCACGATTCATCGATCAAGAAGGTCTGTCTGCACCTTCATGAATCAGCTCCATGGACGAGAACTGCCATAACCCCTCCCACGGTCTTGGAAACCTCGGGGACCTGATTCATTAATTGTTGAACGAGAACACAGTAAATGCTTTTGGATAAAAATGACAACATAAACATTGACCACAGTTTTACATTAAAGGTTTAATCAATATTTAGGAAGGACGAAGCCTTTTTTGATATATAGAATTCATTTAGAGAGCGATACGAGTGTAAAGGATGAGGAATCCTGAagatatcatcaaaataaaGATCAAGAACCATGCAACACGTCAAGCCAATATATCTGAAGATATATCAAAGATCCTCCCATTAAAAGACCGTTTGCAGAACATCACAAAAATGATAGAAAACCATCCAAAAAGAGCTCAATACAAAACTTCCATAGAGAGGAATCAAATACACCAAAACAGTAACAAAGCAAAACCCCAGGCAAAACTATTAAACACCAACATATGATatgtgaattattatttttttcttataggtGAGTGTATCAGAATCATATGCATGAAGTCCACACCAAACAAACATACACTGCACAGATATAACCAACAATTACCGTCTTGAGTAGAGGACCAACAAATTATATGTACTCTTGTAAGCCCGGTTATACTAGAGTAGGGTTAACTGACCTGAAGGCGGAGGTGGTGCACCACGGCCCATTGCTGCTAATTCAGGACTAACTTTCTGTCCAGCTTCCTCAAGTATGGCGATTAGTTCCTTTGCAAATCTAGCATTAGCAGCTGTGAAGAATGTGTAGGCAGTTCCTTTTGCACCAGCTCTCCCAGTCCGTCCAATGCGATGGACATAGTCTTCAAGTGACCCCGGAAAGTCATAATTTATTACATACTTCACATCCTTCACATCTGTTGACAGTAATCAAATAGAAGAATtaagatatataaattaagtGACAGTAAACTGGAAGAGTCATGATGAAACACAAAAGCAGCTCTTCGCTATTTGCCACAACAAAAATGCCAAGACGGACTACTCTGGAATTGACCTCAAGCAGCAGATAGGTAATTCTAACTTAAAAAGACATGCAATTCCAGCATAATAATAACACGTTACCAATAGGCAAAAAAAATTACGTAAAACAGAATTCAATATACAAGATTGAAGGAAGATAggataacaataatttaatataaatgtccaaaattaataaaaaaaaaaacactgataTTTCCATAACTATAAGAATATCTGCCAAATAATTAAGCAAAGCAAAAGTTTGTGTACCTAAACCACGGGCTGCAACATCTGTTGCAGTCATAATAGGACTTTTTCCTGATTTAAATTCTGAGAGCACCCAATCTCTTTCTGCTTGACTTTTGTCTCCATGAATTGAAAGTGCAGGCCAGCCATCCATGCGGAGTTGCCTAGTGATCTGATCACATCCTTTTTTGGTATCCATGAATATCAGTATTCGGCTGCCATCCATGATGTCCTCTAGCAACTTCACCAATCTGACAAATAGACATACTCGATTAGGTCGCCCTATGTGATAAAGtcttatgaaaatgaaaataaggcAGAACACATCCTACTTATCATATTTCTGCTTTTCCGAAACAATGTCAACATATTGACGTATTGCATGGTTAGCTTTCAAATCTTCAGACCCTATAATTACCTGCACAATGATTTCAGAAGTTATCTAAACACACATACATCATACATACACACTTCTCACAAATTacaatgcatttttcttaaaacaattcATTTCAGACCAAAAACCATTTCAACATAGAGGAATggaatataaaagagaaaagtacaGTTACATAGCCCAACatgaaaatatcttaatatCTTACTTTATATGGGTTGTAAAGGAACTTCCGTGCCAATTGTTCGACCTCCTTTGGCCAAGTAGCACTCCAATACAAAGTTTGACGGTCCGGTCGGATctaagtaaaacaaaaaaccaAATTAGATGaccagaaaaataaagaaactttttaaatatgCAGCTTCAGTGATCATATTTTCCAAATCCAGTTGGATTAATGGGTAGGTACAACTAGTACAATAGTTAGGggacaaatgaagaaaatatcaTTGTTTGCAGGCCAAATTAGATTCTTTTAgcttttaaaaacaaactaaatttgaaaattaaatttaagaaattgagCTCAAATCCCCGTTAGTCGATGCACTACCAACAGTGTAGTTAGTATCGCATCATACCAAGGTCCTGCAATGTAAATCAGGAGCTCTATCTTTTCTAGGTCTGAATCGCAGAGCATATTGCCAGCATCCGTCTCTAGCCATATTGCCCAATTTCTGGTACAAGGGTCACACCTACTGGAGGTTGGGTCATGTGTGACACGGTTTCAAAACCCTGACAGAAAGGGAAGGAAGTAGCCGATATTGTTCCACCACTTTTACCCGCTCTAGTGTCTCCTTcagtttttcttcctttttctgttCTTATCAGTTCATGCAAAACGAGAATGACcgattcctttttttttgttttaacatCTGGTCTAAGAAGATAAAGATGACTAATGCTGATCTTGGGGATAATAAATGATGTCAGATTGAAGTTTTTTTAGACTATACTTCCGAATTTATGCAGCAGTAGCAGCCACTGTTTGGTAATTTTAGGCAGTAACGGCACTGGGTTTTTTGGGAGACTATATTGCTGATTTGTGCACCAGCAAGTAGTCActgttatattaatttatgcTGCTGCTTTTCGGGGAGTGTATGTTGCTGAACTGTGCGGCAGCGAAACAACTATTGTTTGCAAAATTTATGTAACAGGCAGCCACTTACTTTTGCCTAGTGGTTATGATTATGCAGTAACAGTGTTTATTTTGGAGCTTATATGACACTTTCTTTATGTCAAAATTCCCTagaatttttatgtttttaaagttATTGATCATGAACTTGTGCCTTTACATGTCTTATTCACACACAagctatttttattattgatcaGGAATTGTAAAAGCATCTCTAATGGGAATTGCTTGAAAGAGTAGTATATCAA from Vigna radiata var. radiata cultivar VC1973A chromosome 9, Vradiata_ver6, whole genome shotgun sequence carries:
- the LOC106773667 gene encoding uncharacterized protein LOC106773667 isoform X1; protein product: MSEEGPPKLYANKPRKAQLKQFRGQQKSNEFSSPAAMGVHGHVAAPPPPPPPPPREPFVRRYKFVWPILLAVNLGVGAYLFLGTKKKDIGEEVEQDVSPVSTIDTTAPVVEMSVSTPLITNPVVKREPIPENQQRELLKWILEEKRKIKPKDAEEKQKIDEEKALIKKLIRSKSIPSV
- the LOC106773667 gene encoding uncharacterized protein LOC106773667 isoform X2, coding for MQTSLEKVSLYTVIAQLKQFRGQQKSNEFSSPAAMGVHGHVAAPPPPPPPPPREPFVRRYKFVWPILLAVNLGVGAYLFLGTKKKDIGEEVEQDVSPVSTIDTTAPVVEMSVSTPLITNPVVKREPIPENQQRELLKWILEEKRKIKPKDAEEKQKIDEEKALIKKLIRSKSIPSV